CCCGTTCCCATACCGAACACGGAAGTTAAGCTCTTCAGCGCTGATGGTAGTAGGGGGCTTCCCCCTGTGAGAGTAAGACGTCGCCGGGCAAAGGCCATCTCCAATTGGGGATGGTTTTTTTGTGTTTATTAATCCTTGATTTTCAGGATTTGATTAGAATTGTATTATTGTCCCGCGCTCATGAAGTTGAATCCGCGCTCAACAAATGTCGTTCCTCGCTCAAAGCCAACCATCTTGCGCTCAAAGCCAGCCATATCGCGCCCAATGAGTACTGTTCCACGCCCAATGATTACTCATCATTCATTAATTTCATAGATCAACACATCAAATAAATCTCCATTAGCATAAAGCAATATTGCCCACTCCCCTGCCATGGGAATTTGCACATGGGAAGGTGTGTGTGCATCTGCTCCATTATTCTCTCCTGCAAGGCCAGTAGTCCAACCTGACGTTAAGACTTGATGGACAGTGCCTGTTTCTCTGTGTAGGCCAACAACTGTGAGATTGGTTGCCGTTGGATTCTCAATCCCCCAAAGGTGCCACATCCACTTTTGTTTTGTAGTGATGCTCGGCATATTGGCACCAATAACACCTGATTTGTTTTCATTGCCAATAATATTGCCATTGAATGCAACAGCTTTATTCTCCCAATCAATATTCTCGAAATTACTGTTAACCACGAATTCTGGTATATCTTCAGGTAAATCGAACCTGCCTTCAACTGTTTCATTTGCAGAACACCCACTAACTAGAATAACCATACTCAAAAAAATACAAGTAAAAATTTTCAGCTTCAAAAAAATCGCCCCCTTACTAAAAAATAATCTTAGCTCAATCTGATTATACTAATATTCAGACGGATGAGTGAAAAAGATACCTCATTAGTGATAATTTTCTTGGCGCTATTGCTTAAAAAATATGAATAGTACATGATTAAGAGAATAGACATCGAGTGGGTGCATTACTAGAAACATGGAAAAACCATTGTCTTCGTTGTCATGGACACCATGACTGGTTAATTCATTACGATATACGGACCCGTGAATTAGCATAAACAAATAGAGTGGGGGTGTGGTAGTGAAAAGTGTCTCTCTGTTTTTATTCTCTTTAGTGCGCGTAGCCATGTTAGTCATTTTAAGCGGATATTTCCTTCAAATGACGAACGGCATAGTGGATTTTCGAACTGTCTTCATAATCTCTGCCATTCCCCTATTCATTATCAGCCATTTTATTCAAATGGCCGACGTCCGGGAGAAGACGAGGATACTTTGTTCGTCAATCGACTTTATTGTCATCACGGGGTTCGGCTTTTTATTCCCTGAGAGTGGTTATTTGTATTTAATCTTTTTCGGTGTCCTTTCAACAACCGTTTTCTTACTGTATGACCGTAAAAAACTGCTCGGACTTTTTTCAGGGACGTTTGTTACCGTATGGATACTAATCAGTATGCGGTTATATGCACAAACAGGTGTATTTTCGCTATCGAGTAATATTGTGAACGGGATGTTCGTCTTCTATGGTGCTTTCGTCGGTAGCCTTATCCGAAATTTTCATCATGCGAAGGAGACGATTTCTGTTCAATATGGGCAGTTGAATGAATCCCACGATGCTTTGCAGGCGGCGCACAGGCAGCTACGGGAATATGCCGAGCAAGTCGAGCAGTTGACGGCAATTCGGGAACGGAATGAGATAGCGCGCGAAATTCATGATACCGTAGGCCATAAAATGACGGCATTGGTTGTACAGTTGCAAGTGGCAGGCGAAATGGTCGAGAGGGATGCGGGAAAGGCGAAAGAGGTTCTCGTCGTTTGTGAGCAGCTAACCCGGGATGCACTTCATGAAATACGGTTGTCTGTCCGGACATTGAAAGAGGATAATGAAAAAGTTTCCTTTCGTGACGATCTACAGGAGCTTATGTATGAATTTTCATCGATGACATATATGGAAACCCGGCTTATGTTAACAGTCGACGTGGCTAGGATTCCGAAATCGTTGCAGCCGACAATCAAAAGGATTGTGCAAGAAGGCCTGACAAATGCGAAAAAGCATGGTAATGCGGATACATGCATCGTAACGATCCAAATGGGTGAAGAAGCGATCCATATAGAAATAAAGGATGATGGGAAAGGGGAAGAGAATTTTATACCGAATTTCGGTTTGATCAATATGAAAGAACGTGTTGCGGAGCATGAGGGTTCATTTGCAATCGAAAGCTTTGAAGGGGAAGGATTTAGAATTATGATCGCCTTTCCGCTTAAACAGATATCGTCGGGGGTGATGGGATGATAAAAATTATGATTGTCGACGACCAGCCATTGGTGCGGGAAGGGCTTAGCACGTTGCTGGGCTTGCGTCCCGAGATTGAAGTAGTTGGGACGGCGGTGGATGGTAAGGATGCGTTACATAAAGCGGTGGAGCTTCTACCTGATATCATTTTAATGGATATCAGGATGCCCGGCGTGAATGGCGTTGAAGGAACAAGGTTACTAAAAGACAGCCTTCCGGATGTGAAAGTATTGATTCTGACGACGTTCAACGACAGTGAATACATATTCGATGCGCTTGAAGAAGGGGCGAACGGTTACTTATTGAAGGATATGCCGACGGATACGATTGTTCAGGCGATCCTTACCGTCTATCATGGCGGTGTCGTGCTGCCGAAGGAATTTACTTCGCAGGTGCTGACGGAGCTTAGAATGAAGAGTCAAACTAGCCAGGGTGTACTGCCGAAAGGGCTAGAGGAGTTATCCGATCGGGAAGCGGAGGTCCTGACTCACCTTGGAGAAGGATTAAACAATAAAGAAATTGCGGATGCGTTATTCATTACCGAAGGAACGGTAAAGAACCATGTTTCGAACGTCATTCAGAAGCTGGGACTTCGTGATCGGACACAGGCGGCAATTTATGCAGTCCGCTATGGCATAACGACATTCTGACATTACTTTCTGCATACGTATATGAGAAACGGCACATTGGTGTCGTTTTTTTCATGCCTTTAAAATCTATCGCGCGCTCGATGTAAGGGAGAGGCTTCCACAATAAAATTGAAGTAAAGAAGGAGGCTGCGGAGAATGCTAACACTTACGGATGTGAAAAAGAGTTTCGGTGCATATGAGGTCATCAAAGGGATTTCTTTTCAAGTCGAAAAAGGGGAGTCGTTCGGATTGCTCGGTCCGAATGGCGCGGGGAAGTCAACGCTCATTTCAATGATATGCGGACTGATTCCAAACGGCGCAGGGGAAATCCGGGTTAATGGAAAACTTGTCGGCAAGCATCTGAAGGAAACCAAACAGATGATAGGAGTCGTACCGCAAGACATTGCCCTCTATCCGACGATGTCCGCGATGGACAATCTGATGTTTTGGGGAAAGATGTACGGTCTATCCGGCAAAAAAGCGAAGGCCCGTGCGAAGGAAGTCCTTAACATCGTTGGTCTGACGGAACGCGGTAAGGACAGGATCGAAACCTTTTCGGGCGGGATGAAACGGCGGATCAATATCGGGGCCGCGCTTATGCATGAACCGCAACTGCTCATTATGGATGAACCGACAGTCGGTATCGATCCTCAATCGAGGAATCATATTTTGGAGACGGTGAAATCATTGAATGAACAAGGACTGACGGTCATTTACACGAGTCATTATATGGAAGAGGTCGAGTTTCTTTGCAAGCGGATTGCGATCCTTGATGAAGGGAAGCTCATCGTAAGCGGCACGAAGAAGGATTTAAACAATCGTTTGGCGGGTGGAATTGTGTTAAAGCTTACATTCGGTTCCTTGCACCCTTCATTTATCGAGCAGGTAAAGAAGCTGAATGGGGTGGAAAAGGTCATTGTCCAGACAGCCGAGGAGCTCGATGTGCATTTGCAATCGAAAATGGAAATCGTAGCAGACGTGATCTTGCTTGCTAGCCAGTCGGGCGTCGTGATACACAATATGCAGCTCAAGGAAGCGAATTTGGAGACATTATTTTTGCAACTGACAGGACGCTCTTTGCGTGAATAGGAGGGACTGCAATGAAGAGCCTTTTAATAGCTGTTAAAGATGCGAAGATTCACTTGTTAGACCGTAAAGCGATCCTCATGATGATCCTCATGCCGATTATATTGACTGTCATTTTAGGATCCGCCTTGAAAGGGGTGATGGGTGGAGGAAGCATGCCTGAAACCGTTTTAGGCGTCTATTCACCCGAATCGAATGAAATGGCGGAAAGTATTATCCGGGCGCTGGGAGAAGACGGGCTTGCCATTACAGTCGAACGGGCGGAATCGGAGAAACAACTGCTGGATTGGATGGAGGAAAGGGAAGTCCACGTCGGCCTACTTTTACCGGCTGAATGGGATTCTGATACAGAAAGGGCTATCATCTTGCCAACCACCGGGCAGGAAACAGCGGCGACCCTCATCCGGCAGATGATAGAGACGTTTGCTCAAATGTCGCAGGCAATCGCAAACTCCACAACAACAGTCATGGCGGAGGCTGCGGCGTTGTCTAGTGATGGCAGCAAGGTTGACATGGAAGCCATCCAACAACAGCTTACGACTTCGATTGAGAAGGTTATGAATGAACAACGGACGTATGTTAGTGAGCCTTCACTAGAAGAATCGGTGAATTCCATGCAGTACTATGCTGCAGCCATGGCGGCGATGTTCCTTCTATTCAACGCTATGGCAGGTGGAAAGTCATTTCATCAGGAAAAGCGGAGTGAAACACTGTCGCGATTGATGATGACGCCGACGTCTGTTCGTTCAATTCTAACAGGAAAGTTCATCGGTGCATTTCTATTTGCATGGATCCAATTTCTGATTTTCATGGGGGCTACACATTTCTTGCTGAAGGTTGACTGGGGCCCATCCATCCTGCAAGTCCTCTTCATCACCTTCTTCTACATCTTTTCAGTAGCGGGATTGGCGATGGTTGTAGCTGCCTTTACGACAAACGAGAAAATGGCGGATATCGTTGGAACCATGGGTGTCCAAGTAATGGCATTGCTTGGCGGTTCGATGCTGCCCCTCTCTTTATTCCCCGAAGTCATGCGGAAAATTGCCATGGCGACGCCGAATTCATGGGCATTGACGAGCTACACATCAATCATGACAGGAACTTCTTGGTCCGCGTTATGGCTGCCGGCAGGGGTGTTGATCGGCGTAGGGATTGTATCCATTTTCATCAGTTCAATTCGGCTCGGGCGCCGGATTGCTTAGGAGGTATATGGAATGAAGAAAATCTTATCGATTTGTCTGTTTGAAATCAAACGGACGTTCAAGAAGAAATCGTCGATTGTCTTAATGCTTGGGATGCCGCTGCTATTCACGTTTCTGTTCGGCAGTATTTTTGGGAAGAATGCCGATATAACAATTCGCATCGCATTGGTCGATGAGGAACAGACAGCGTTTTCTAAGGACGTCATTCAGAAGTTAATGATGGATGAAATGATTTCCTATGAGCTTGTTAATGCTCTTGAAGCGGAGGAGTTGTTGGCGCGTAATGAGGTGCAAGGCATTGTAACGCTGGAAAAAGGAATTGCTACTAAGCTTCGCAACGAAAAGCCAGCCGCCACCTTTCAACCTTCACTCGGCATGTCGACAGCGCCACTCGTCAAACAACAAGTGAATCAGGCAATGCAAGCCGTAGATATTTACGTTGCGGCGTCGCAGGTTGGAGGCTTCTATTTCAATGAAAGTTGGGAATCCGTCTACGGGCGGATCACGGAAAATGAAGGGCGTATCCAAGCATGGACCGAACAAAAAACAAATGCATCCACTGGGCATCCGATGATGGGCATCTCCTATAGCTCTGCGGGATTCTCCATCATGTTCGTTATGATCATGATGCTTTCAATGTCAGGCACGCTGATTGAAGCGAGGCAGGCTGGAATCTGGTCGAGATTGTTTACGACACCCGTAACCCGTTTCCAAGTGCTGCTTGGCTATTTCCTATCCTTCTTCGTAGTGGGATGGATTCAGTTTTTCCTTCTTATCTTGCTGTCTTCCACGTTGTTTGACGTCAACTGGGGGTCACCAGTAGCATTGCTTCTTCTCGTAACGGTCTTGCTTCTTTGTGTCGTAGGCCTCGGAATTGCCATTGCAAGCCTTGTGAAGACGGTTGAGCAGCAAAACGCCATTGGCACTTTGGTGATCATCTCAACATGCATGCTTGGTGGGGTCTATTGGCCAATCAGCATGGTGCCTGACGTTATGCAGAAAATCGCCAACTTTGTCCCGCAGACATGGGCAATGGAAGGTTTGACGACGCTGATTGCCGACAGTGGCACTGTCGGGGACATCTTCATGCCGCTCATTGTATTGCTCGGTTTCGCCGTCATTTTCCTGTCCGTTGGATTATCGAGAATGAAATATGTATGAGTGCCGGGGCAACCCGGTTTTTTCATTTCCAAGAAGGAGTTTTCACCCTTACTGTCCCGACTTCCTTTATAATAGATACAAAGGAAGTGTGAAGCGTAATGAGTGAACAAACTAAACCGCTTGTTCAAGCACTTAGCAAGTTCAAGGAAAAGCGGCCGATCTCCTTTCATGTGCCGGGTCATAAAAACGGACTGCTGTCCGGCTTGCCGGAAGAAATGCAGTCCGTACTGCCATACGATATGACGGAATTGGAAGGGTTGGATGACTTGCATGAGCCGTCCGGGGTGATCCGTGAAGCGGAGCACCGACTTTCGGCTTTGTATCAATCCGACCGGAGCTTCTTTCTCGTCAATGGATCGACGGTCGGCAATTTAGCAATGATGTACGCAGCGTGCAGACCTGGTGATACGGTCATTGTGCAGCGGAATGCACATAAATCGATCTTTCATGCGATTGAATTGACAGGCGCCAAGCCGGTCTTTGTATCGCCTGCTTGGGATGCCCATTCGAATACGCCGGGTGCAGTCCGCTTTGCAGTAGTGAAAGAGGCGATAGAAGCGTATCCCGATGCCAAGGCGGTCGTCCTGA
This DNA window, taken from Sporosarcina luteola, encodes the following:
- a CDS encoding sensor histidine kinase yields the protein MKSVSLFLFSLVRVAMLVILSGYFLQMTNGIVDFRTVFIISAIPLFIISHFIQMADVREKTRILCSSIDFIVITGFGFLFPESGYLYLIFFGVLSTTVFLLYDRKKLLGLFSGTFVTVWILISMRLYAQTGVFSLSSNIVNGMFVFYGAFVGSLIRNFHHAKETISVQYGQLNESHDALQAAHRQLREYAEQVEQLTAIRERNEIAREIHDTVGHKMTALVVQLQVAGEMVERDAGKAKEVLVVCEQLTRDALHEIRLSVRTLKEDNEKVSFRDDLQELMYEFSSMTYMETRLMLTVDVARIPKSLQPTIKRIVQEGLTNAKKHGNADTCIVTIQMGEEAIHIEIKDDGKGEENFIPNFGLINMKERVAEHEGSFAIESFEGEGFRIMIAFPLKQISSGVMG
- a CDS encoding DUF4871 domain-containing protein: MKLKIFTCIFLSMVILVSGCSANETVEGRFDLPEDIPEFVVNSNFENIDWENKAVAFNGNIIGNENKSGVIGANMPSITTKQKWMWHLWGIENPTATNLTVVGLHRETGTVHQVLTSGWTTGLAGENNGADAHTPSHVQIPMAGEWAILLYANGDLFDVLIYEINE
- a CDS encoding ABC transporter ATP-binding protein; the protein is MLTLTDVKKSFGAYEVIKGISFQVEKGESFGLLGPNGAGKSTLISMICGLIPNGAGEIRVNGKLVGKHLKETKQMIGVVPQDIALYPTMSAMDNLMFWGKMYGLSGKKAKARAKEVLNIVGLTERGKDRIETFSGGMKRRINIGAALMHEPQLLIMDEPTVGIDPQSRNHILETVKSLNEQGLTVIYTSHYMEEVEFLCKRIAILDEGKLIVSGTKKDLNNRLAGGIVLKLTFGSLHPSFIEQVKKLNGVEKVIVQTAEELDVHLQSKMEIVADVILLASQSGVVIHNMQLKEANLETLFLQLTGRSLRE
- a CDS encoding ABC transporter permease, with product MKKILSICLFEIKRTFKKKSSIVLMLGMPLLFTFLFGSIFGKNADITIRIALVDEEQTAFSKDVIQKLMMDEMISYELVNALEAEELLARNEVQGIVTLEKGIATKLRNEKPAATFQPSLGMSTAPLVKQQVNQAMQAVDIYVAASQVGGFYFNESWESVYGRITENEGRIQAWTEQKTNASTGHPMMGISYSSAGFSIMFVMIMMLSMSGTLIEARQAGIWSRLFTTPVTRFQVLLGYFLSFFVVGWIQFFLLILLSSTLFDVNWGSPVALLLLVTVLLLCVVGLGIAIASLVKTVEQQNAIGTLVIISTCMLGGVYWPISMVPDVMQKIANFVPQTWAMEGLTTLIADSGTVGDIFMPLIVLLGFAVIFLSVGLSRMKYV
- a CDS encoding ABC transporter permease, whose translation is MKSLLIAVKDAKIHLLDRKAILMMILMPIILTVILGSALKGVMGGGSMPETVLGVYSPESNEMAESIIRALGEDGLAITVERAESEKQLLDWMEEREVHVGLLLPAEWDSDTERAIILPTTGQETAATLIRQMIETFAQMSQAIANSTTTVMAEAAALSSDGSKVDMEAIQQQLTTSIEKVMNEQRTYVSEPSLEESVNSMQYYAAAMAAMFLLFNAMAGGKSFHQEKRSETLSRLMMTPTSVRSILTGKFIGAFLFAWIQFLIFMGATHFLLKVDWGPSILQVLFITFFYIFSVAGLAMVVAAFTTNEKMADIVGTMGVQVMALLGGSMLPLSLFPEVMRKIAMATPNSWALTSYTSIMTGTSWSALWLPAGVLIGVGIVSIFISSIRLGRRIA
- a CDS encoding response regulator; amino-acid sequence: MIKIMIVDDQPLVREGLSTLLGLRPEIEVVGTAVDGKDALHKAVELLPDIILMDIRMPGVNGVEGTRLLKDSLPDVKVLILTTFNDSEYIFDALEEGANGYLLKDMPTDTIVQAILTVYHGGVVLPKEFTSQVLTELRMKSQTSQGVLPKGLEELSDREAEVLTHLGEGLNNKEIADALFITEGTVKNHVSNVIQKLGLRDRTQAAIYAVRYGITTF